In Candidatus Hydrogenedentota bacterium, one DNA window encodes the following:
- a CDS encoding GDP-mannose 4,6-dehydratase, with protein MDWQGRKVLVTGGGGFVGSHLVERLLSLGARVRATVHGDENYHLGFLGVARGQWPDRLEVRGGDIRDAAFVRACAADMDTVFHLAAVTSVAYSYTHPEETIATCVMGTLNVCEAAREANVRRMIYTSSAGVYGDAEGGAPITEDHPVRGCNPYTAGKLGGDFVAETYHRSYDLPVATVRLFNAYGPRMGRYLIMPTIIQQALRNPVIRLGDLTPTRNFTFVEDIVTAFVRMAEEDAAIGQVVHFGSPATVSMGDLARKIFAIMGRDVRIETDASRLRPGKSEIRQVIADCTKARNLLQWEPRVTLDEGLARTIEWIAAGGYEKETTGHRS; from the coding sequence ATGGACTGGCAGGGACGCAAGGTATTGGTAACGGGCGGTGGTGGATTTGTGGGCAGCCATCTAGTCGAACGGCTCTTAAGCCTTGGGGCGCGCGTCCGCGCGACCGTTCACGGCGATGAAAACTATCACTTGGGATTTCTGGGTGTCGCGCGTGGACAATGGCCGGATCGGCTTGAAGTCCGGGGCGGTGATATCCGTGACGCCGCCTTCGTCCGTGCCTGTGCGGCGGACATGGACACGGTGTTTCATTTGGCCGCCGTAACCAGCGTGGCCTATTCATACACGCATCCGGAAGAGACCATCGCCACTTGCGTCATGGGCACGCTCAATGTGTGCGAGGCGGCCCGCGAAGCAAACGTGCGCCGGATGATTTACACCTCGTCGGCGGGTGTCTACGGCGACGCCGAGGGCGGCGCGCCCATTACGGAGGATCACCCCGTCCGCGGCTGCAACCCCTACACCGCGGGCAAACTGGGCGGAGATTTCGTGGCTGAAACCTATCATCGTTCCTACGATCTGCCCGTGGCGACGGTCCGCCTGTTCAATGCCTACGGGCCGCGCATGGGACGCTATCTGATCATGCCCACCATCATCCAGCAAGCACTGCGCAATCCGGTCATTCGGCTGGGCGATCTGACGCCCACGCGGAATTTCACCTTTGTGGAAGACATCGTGACGGCGTTCGTCCGCATGGCCGAGGAAGATGCGGCCATCGGGCAGGTAGTTCACTTCGGTTCGCCGGCCACCGTGTCCATGGGCGACTTGGCGCGAAAGATCTTTGCGATTATGGGACGGGATGTTCGCATCGAGACGGACGCCTCGCGGCTGCGTCCCGGGAAAAGCGAGATCCGCCAAGTCATCGCGGATTGTACGAAAGCACGAAACCTGTTACAGTGGGAACCGCGCGTGACGCTGGACGAGGGACTTGCACGCACCATCGAGTGGATTGCGGCGGGCGGTTATGAAAAGGAAACAACAGGCCACCGGTCATAA
- a CDS encoding class I SAM-dependent methyltransferase has protein sequence MATSRKSEAEVRESLALDVAEARKRLGEKRFWLLKQWVEDVNGAYEAAIAPYVNGRTWLLDAGCSRGDPDIPSVQRAGFSVGCDVDLAGLRGNMLVCDRVQSPLDVLPFADNAFDVIICKFVVEHLKTPAKTFAEFARILKPGGAAIVLTPNALSFFTMISQAIPFRLKALLKKHMFGGYEEDTFPTWYYANRRGQLDRLMREAGLRTARLDLLGGMWIFFIFNKPLALLVRFFERIQLKTPGLRNFSTYLMGVWEKP, from the coding sequence ATGGCAACAAGCCGCAAGAGCGAGGCGGAAGTCAGGGAAAGTCTGGCGCTGGATGTCGCCGAAGCGCGCAAGCGGCTTGGCGAAAAACGGTTTTGGCTGCTGAAGCAGTGGGTTGAAGACGTAAACGGGGCTTATGAGGCGGCCATTGCCCCCTACGTGAACGGGCGCACATGGTTATTGGACGCCGGCTGCAGCCGGGGCGATCCGGATATTCCTTCCGTGCAAAGGGCGGGATTTTCGGTGGGTTGCGATGTGGACCTCGCGGGACTGCGCGGCAACATGCTGGTATGCGATCGTGTACAGTCGCCGCTGGATGTGCTCCCATTCGCGGACAATGCGTTCGACGTGATTATCTGCAAATTCGTCGTGGAACATTTGAAAACGCCCGCGAAGACCTTCGCCGAATTTGCGCGCATTCTGAAACCGGGTGGCGCGGCCATCGTTTTGACGCCGAACGCGCTGAGTTTCTTCACCATGATTTCGCAGGCCATTCCTTTTCGACTCAAGGCGCTGTTGAAGAAACACATGTTCGGCGGATACGAGGAAGACACGTTTCCGACGTGGTACTACGCGAACCGGCGCGGCCAGTTGGATCGGCTGATGCGCGAGGCGGGCTTGCGGACGGCGAGGCTGGACCTTCTGGGCGGCATGTGGATCTTCTTCATTTTCAACAAACCGCTGGCATTGCTGGTGCGCTTCTTCGAACGCATACAGTTGAAGACGCCGGGATTGCGAAATTTCAGCACCTATTTGATGGGCGTTTGGGAGAAACCTTAG
- a CDS encoding glycosyltransferase has product MKIVMLGIRGVPARYGGLETCGEEVGARLVERGHEVICYCRRGSPDDGTPECRGIRRIELPRIKTKATDTYSHSFLAFWHALIKEKPDVILAFNPGIGTLCAIPKLFGCPVALNPDGFDWKRKKWGGFAKWFIHFNARVASRLADQMIIDAVSVRDYYASHFRYRREPLYIPNGAPVETSENPDIIKQYGLEKDGYFLFLSRFVPENSCEVIIKAFEGLKTDKKLFMGGGSEQDGAYAASVIHSTKDPRIVFPGGIYDPAHVKELHCGCYALLHGNQPGGTSLGLLKAMGYGTCCVTLNTPDNAYAVKNGSGVVYDLTPESLRARLQELLDHPEAVAEYRRKAVERIKEEYLWEVVTDKYEKALKAIARSR; this is encoded by the coding sequence ATGAAGATAGTCATGTTGGGCATTCGGGGCGTGCCGGCGCGTTATGGCGGTCTGGAAACCTGTGGCGAGGAGGTCGGTGCGCGGCTTGTCGAACGCGGCCACGAGGTCATTTGCTATTGCCGGAGGGGCTCTCCGGACGATGGAACACCCGAATGCCGCGGGATCCGGCGCATCGAGTTGCCGCGTATCAAGACAAAAGCCACGGATACGTATTCCCACAGTTTTCTTGCATTTTGGCATGCGTTGATCAAGGAAAAGCCGGATGTCATCTTGGCATTCAATCCCGGCATCGGAACGCTGTGCGCCATTCCGAAACTGTTTGGATGTCCCGTGGCGCTCAATCCCGACGGGTTCGACTGGAAACGCAAGAAATGGGGAGGCTTCGCGAAATGGTTCATCCATTTCAACGCGCGGGTTGCGTCGCGTCTGGCGGACCAGATGATTATTGACGCCGTCAGCGTGCGCGACTACTATGCGAGCCATTTCCGGTATCGCCGTGAACCGCTGTATATTCCCAATGGGGCGCCCGTCGAAACGTCCGAGAATCCCGATATCATCAAACAGTACGGTCTTGAAAAAGACGGTTATTTTCTGTTTCTGAGCCGTTTTGTCCCGGAAAACAGTTGTGAAGTCATCATCAAGGCGTTCGAGGGCTTGAAGACCGACAAGAAACTGTTCATGGGCGGCGGCAGCGAGCAGGACGGCGCCTATGCGGCCAGTGTCATCCATTCGACAAAAGATCCCCGGATTGTTTTTCCGGGCGGCATTTACGATCCCGCCCATGTCAAGGAACTGCATTGCGGCTGCTATGCGCTGCTGCACGGCAACCAGCCCGGCGGCACGAGTCTTGGTCTGCTCAAGGCCATGGGTTATGGAACGTGCTGCGTTACGCTTAACACGCCCGACAACGCCTATGCCGTGAAGAACGGCAGCGGCGTGGTCTATGATTTGACGCCGGAAAGTCTTCGTGCGCGACTACAGGAATTGCTGGATCATCCCGAAGCGGTGGCCGAATATCGGCGTAAGGCTGTTGAACGCATTAAGGAAGAATATCTTTGGGAGGTCGTTACCGACAAATACGAAAAGGCGCTCAAGGCCATTGCGCGATCACGTTGA